From Lysobacter auxotrophicus, the proteins below share one genomic window:
- a CDS encoding YfgM family protein → MAIDDLLDEHEQSERVLQWLRNNGAGLIGGIALGLAAIGGWKWWDQRHEQERMGMATQYQQAIDAIDAKDKTADAKVKALEEGSSYRALAALELARSQVEAKQNDAALATLQGIRTEDPAIAQIIQQRTARLLIDKKQADAALKLVADADTAAGIEVRGDAHLALGQKDQARTAYAEAMAKLDVASPHRRLLELKLTEVGGTPAKPEAKS, encoded by the coding sequence ATGGCGATTGACGATCTTCTCGACGAACACGAACAAAGCGAACGCGTCCTGCAGTGGCTGCGCAACAACGGCGCGGGCCTGATCGGCGGCATCGCCCTGGGTCTGGCGGCCATCGGCGGCTGGAAATGGTGGGACCAGCGCCACGAGCAGGAACGCATGGGCATGGCCACGCAGTACCAGCAGGCCATCGACGCCATCGACGCGAAAGACAAGACCGCCGACGCCAAGGTCAAGGCGCTGGAAGAAGGTTCGAGCTACCGCGCATTGGCGGCCCTCGAACTGGCCCGCTCGCAGGTCGAGGCGAAGCAGAACGACGCCGCGCTCGCCACGCTCCAGGGCATCCGCACCGAGGATCCGGCGATCGCGCAGATCATCCAGCAGCGCACCGCGCGCCTGCTGATCGACAAGAAGCAGGCCGATGCCGCGCTGAAGCTCGTGGCCGACGCCGACACCGCGGCGGGCATCGAAGTGCGCGGCGATGCGCACCTCGCGCTCGGCCAGAAGGACCAGGCGCGCACGGCGTACGCCGAGGCGATGGCCAAGCTGGACGTGGCTTCGCCGCACCGCCGCCTGCTCGAACTCAAGCTCACCGAAGTCGGCGGCACGCCCGCCAAGCCCGAGGCCAAGTCCTGA
- the bamB gene encoding outer membrane protein assembly factor BamB: protein MKHRSMLLRTSVVLLCAASLAGCSTVKGWFGGDKKKDDGKPNEPAELTDITPSVTVQKIWSANAGKGEGRSGVRQGPAVADGRVFAAAIEGGVHAFDLQTGKQVWEYRPDKKANVRLSGGPGVGEGLVVVGGLDGEVIALDASTGEEKWKAHVPNEVIAAPAIGMNSVFVRSNDGRVTAFDAASGERRWFWVQEVPMLSLRGNDGPVLGPGFVFIGNDDGTVSALSASDGRPMWEQPVAQPEGRTELDRMADIDGTPVLEGTTLFATSFKKQTLAIDAPSGRPMWSAEHGGAGRIGLASDRLVVTDPSGSVFGLDKNSGAALWSQPALARRNVTGAAVQGDFAVVADFDGYVHWLKLDNGEFAARERVGGKAVKAAPVVADGIAVVQNVNGELTAFRLQ from the coding sequence ATGAAGCACCGCTCCATGCTGCTGCGTACCTCCGTCGTGCTGCTGTGCGCGGCTTCGCTCGCCGGGTGCTCGACCGTCAAGGGCTGGTTCGGTGGCGACAAGAAGAAGGACGACGGCAAGCCGAACGAACCCGCCGAGCTGACCGACATCACGCCCTCGGTGACCGTCCAGAAGATCTGGTCGGCCAACGCTGGCAAGGGCGAAGGCCGCAGCGGCGTACGCCAGGGACCGGCGGTCGCCGACGGTCGCGTCTTCGCCGCCGCGATCGAAGGCGGCGTGCACGCGTTCGACCTGCAGACCGGCAAGCAGGTCTGGGAATACCGCCCCGACAAGAAGGCGAACGTCCGCCTGTCCGGCGGTCCCGGCGTGGGCGAAGGCCTGGTCGTGGTCGGCGGCCTGGATGGCGAAGTCATCGCGCTCGACGCCAGCACCGGCGAAGAGAAGTGGAAGGCCCACGTCCCGAACGAAGTGATCGCCGCGCCGGCGATCGGCATGAACTCGGTGTTCGTGCGTTCCAACGACGGCCGTGTCACCGCCTTCGACGCCGCCAGTGGCGAGCGTCGCTGGTTCTGGGTGCAGGAAGTGCCGATGCTGTCGCTGCGCGGCAACGACGGCCCGGTCCTCGGCCCGGGCTTCGTGTTCATCGGTAACGACGACGGCACCGTGTCGGCGCTGTCGGCCAGCGATGGCCGCCCGATGTGGGAGCAGCCGGTCGCGCAGCCGGAAGGCCGTACCGAACTGGATCGCATGGCCGACATCGACGGCACGCCGGTGCTCGAAGGCACGACGCTGTTCGCCACCAGCTTCAAGAAGCAGACCCTCGCCATCGATGCCCCGAGCGGCCGTCCGATGTGGTCGGCGGAGCACGGCGGCGCAGGCCGCATCGGCCTCGCGTCCGACCGCCTGGTCGTCACCGATCCCAGCGGCTCGGTCTTCGGCTTGGACAAGAACAGCGGCGCGGCCCTGTGGTCGCAGCCGGCGCTGGCCCGTCGCAACGTGACCGGCGCGGCGGTGCAGGGCGATTTCGCCGTGGTCGCCGATTTCGACGGCTACGTGCACTGGCTGAAGCTGGACAACGGCGAGTTCGCCGCGCGTGAGCGCGTTGGCGGCAAGGCCGTGAAGGCCGCTCCGGTGGTCGCCGACGGCATCGCGGTGGTGCAGAACGTCAACGGCGAGCTGACGGCGTTCCGCCTGCAGTAA
- the der gene encoding ribosome biogenesis GTPase Der, with the protein MLPLVALVGRPNVGKSTLFNALTRTRDALVHDQPGVTRDRNYGVARPEGKRPFAVVDTGGIAGEDEGLAGATARQARSAAEEADLVLFVVDGREGASALDDDILAWLRKTARPAMLVVNKTDGLDAQAAINEFARYGITDVIAVSSAHRQGIDELIDSVLQRVPEEGAATELDTDPSRIRVAFIGRPNVGKSTLVNRLLGEERMIASEVPGTTRDSVSIDMERDGRLYRLVDTAGVRRKARVEEAVEKFSIIKTLQAIEQCQVAVVMLDASEGITDQDATVLGLALDAGRALVVAINKWDGLTDYQRQQAEALLTRKLGFVEWAEAVRISAKHGSGLRELFRAIHRAHASATHEFSTSEVNKALEVAYETNPPPTVRGHVAKLRYAHPAANNPPTFVVHGTRLRTLSDTYKRYLENFFRKRFKLVGTPVRFVFKEGANPYEGKKNVLTERQVARKRRLLKHVKKGK; encoded by the coding sequence ATGCTTCCGCTCGTCGCCCTCGTTGGCCGTCCCAACGTTGGAAAATCCACGCTGTTCAATGCGCTGACGCGCACCCGCGACGCCCTGGTCCACGACCAGCCGGGCGTCACGCGCGATCGCAACTACGGCGTTGCGCGGCCGGAAGGCAAGCGCCCGTTCGCGGTCGTCGACACCGGCGGCATCGCCGGCGAGGACGAGGGCTTGGCGGGCGCCACCGCGCGCCAGGCGCGTTCCGCCGCCGAAGAAGCCGACCTGGTGCTGTTCGTCGTGGACGGTCGTGAAGGCGCCTCGGCGCTGGACGACGACATCCTCGCGTGGCTGCGCAAGACCGCGCGGCCGGCGATGCTGGTGGTCAACAAGACCGACGGCCTCGACGCCCAGGCCGCGATCAACGAATTCGCCCGTTACGGCATCACCGACGTCATCGCGGTGTCGTCGGCGCATCGCCAGGGCATCGACGAGCTGATCGACAGCGTGCTCCAGCGCGTGCCCGAAGAGGGCGCAGCGACGGAGCTCGACACCGATCCGTCGCGCATCCGCGTGGCCTTCATCGGCCGCCCGAACGTCGGCAAGTCGACGCTGGTCAACCGCCTGCTCGGCGAGGAGCGGATGATCGCCTCCGAGGTGCCCGGCACCACGCGCGACTCGGTCTCCATCGACATGGAGCGCGACGGCCGCCTGTACCGCCTGGTCGATACCGCCGGCGTGCGCCGCAAGGCGCGCGTGGAGGAGGCGGTCGAGAAGTTCTCGATCATCAAGACGCTGCAGGCGATCGAGCAGTGCCAGGTCGCCGTGGTGATGCTGGACGCGAGCGAGGGCATCACCGACCAGGACGCCACGGTGCTGGGCCTCGCGCTGGACGCGGGTCGCGCGCTGGTCGTCGCCATCAACAAGTGGGACGGCCTGACCGATTACCAGCGCCAGCAGGCCGAGGCGCTGCTGACGCGCAAGCTCGGCTTCGTCGAGTGGGCCGAAGCGGTGCGCATCAGTGCCAAGCACGGCTCGGGCCTGCGCGAGCTGTTCCGCGCCATCCATCGCGCGCATGCGTCGGCGACGCACGAATTCAGTACCAGCGAAGTGAACAAGGCGCTGGAAGTCGCGTACGAAACCAATCCGCCGCCGACCGTTCGCGGCCACGTCGCCAAGCTGCGCTATGCGCATCCGGCGGCGAACAACCCGCCGACGTTCGTCGTACACGGCACGCGCCTGCGCACGTTGAGCGACACCTACAAGCGCTATCTGGAGAACTTCTTCCGCAAGCGCTTCAAGCTGGTCGGCACGCCGGTGCGTTTCGTGTTCAAGGAAGGCGCGAACCCCTACGAAGGCAAGAAGAACGTGCTCACCGAACGCCAGGTCGCGCGCAAGCGCCGCCTGCTGAAGCACGTCAAAAAGGGCAAGTGA
- the mobA gene encoding molybdenum cofactor guanylyltransferase, with protein sequence MTATRRRKIPSMTLQPSDITLGILAGGRASRLGGIDKAWLMRDGMPQVERWRKRFATDVSNVIVSANREPERYERIGLRAVRDRVTVDLGPLAGLDALAAACQTPWLLTLPVDLIGVKDCLVPSLSAAAGSHGAYAVDDDGPQPLVALWSVASLREATAHAIDAGDLAVHSLQRRLRMVAVRLDGVRFGNLNTPQDLAAAGAVPGDSDGRDPTA encoded by the coding sequence ATGACGGCTACGAGACGCCGTAAAATCCCATCCATGACGCTGCAGCCTTCCGACATCACCCTCGGCATCCTCGCGGGCGGACGCGCAAGCCGGCTCGGTGGCATCGACAAGGCCTGGCTCATGCGCGACGGGATGCCGCAGGTCGAACGCTGGCGAAAACGCTTCGCCACTGACGTCTCGAACGTTATCGTCAGCGCGAACCGCGAACCCGAACGTTACGAACGCATCGGCCTGCGCGCCGTTCGCGATCGAGTGACCGTCGACCTCGGCCCGCTCGCCGGGCTCGATGCGCTCGCCGCCGCGTGCCAGACGCCGTGGCTGCTCACGCTCCCGGTGGACCTGATCGGTGTGAAAGACTGCCTCGTGCCGAGCCTGAGCGCCGCCGCGGGATCGCACGGCGCCTACGCCGTGGACGACGACGGCCCGCAGCCGCTTGTCGCGTTGTGGTCCGTGGCATCCCTGCGCGAGGCGACCGCGCATGCGATCGACGCGGGCGATCTTGCCGTCCATTCGTTGCAACGCCGCCTGCGCATGGTCGCCGTGCGGCTGGACGGCGTACGCTTCGGCAACCTCAACACGCCGCAGGACCTCGCCGCCGCCGGCGCGGTGCCCGGCGATTCCGACGGACGCGACCCCACCGCATGA
- the glp gene encoding gephyrin-like molybdotransferase Glp has translation MTDFPTQLAFDEAVAIIRDVAAKHRLDTETLPLSRAHGRILAADVHAPIPLPPFDNSAMDGFALRHADLREGGTTLRLVDEQFAGRAREITVDEGECVRITTGAPMPAGADTVVIKENTRVEGDRVVVLMPPAAGANLRLAGEDVQAGECVLQAGKRLTPARVSLAASLGVPSLTVFRKPTVAVFSSGDELIEPGLSLAPGEIYDSNRELLMGLLRAEGLEPTAWPRLPDDPKQVEIALRDAGCAFDLIVTCGAVSAGEKDHIPAVLQQFGTVHFWKVRMKPGMPVLFGSLDQARVLALPGNPVSVFATFLGFGRTLIDALQGRTEPRPVERAQLVAPVDKSHARREFQRATVFCDEHGVLRADPNPAVGSHRLRAVGESNALIVVPDGPQRLAAGAVVEILRYA, from the coding sequence ATGACCGACTTCCCGACACAGCTCGCCTTCGACGAGGCCGTCGCGATCATCCGCGACGTCGCGGCGAAGCATCGCCTCGACACCGAAACGCTGCCGCTGTCGCGTGCACACGGGCGCATTCTCGCGGCCGACGTGCACGCGCCGATCCCATTGCCGCCGTTCGACAACAGCGCGATGGACGGCTTCGCACTGCGCCATGCCGATCTGCGCGAAGGCGGGACGACGCTGCGCCTGGTCGACGAACAGTTCGCCGGCCGTGCCCGCGAGATCACGGTGGACGAGGGCGAATGCGTGCGCATCACCACGGGCGCACCGATGCCCGCGGGCGCCGACACGGTCGTCATCAAGGAAAACACGCGCGTGGAAGGCGATCGCGTCGTGGTCCTCATGCCGCCCGCCGCCGGCGCGAACCTGCGCCTTGCCGGCGAGGACGTGCAGGCCGGCGAATGCGTGCTGCAAGCCGGCAAACGCCTGACGCCCGCGCGCGTGTCGCTCGCCGCCTCGCTCGGTGTGCCGTCGCTGACGGTGTTCCGCAAGCCGACGGTCGCGGTGTTCAGCAGCGGCGACGAATTGATCGAACCCGGTCTTTCGCTGGCCCCGGGCGAGATCTACGACAGCAATCGCGAACTGCTGATGGGCCTGCTGCGCGCGGAAGGGTTGGAGCCGACGGCCTGGCCGCGGTTGCCCGACGATCCGAAGCAGGTCGAGATCGCACTGCGTGATGCCGGCTGCGCGTTCGACCTGATCGTCACCTGCGGCGCGGTGTCGGCCGGCGAGAAGGACCACATTCCGGCGGTGCTGCAGCAATTCGGCACCGTGCATTTCTGGAAGGTGCGGATGAAGCCCGGCATGCCGGTGCTGTTCGGCAGCCTCGACCAGGCGCGCGTGCTCGCGCTGCCGGGGAATCCGGTGTCGGTGTTCGCGACCTTCCTGGGGTTCGGACGCACGCTCATCGACGCATTGCAGGGCCGCACCGAGCCGCGTCCGGTCGAGCGCGCGCAACTGGTCGCGCCCGTCGACAAATCCCACGCGCGACGCGAATTCCAGCGTGCCACCGTCTTCTGCGACGAACACGGCGTGCTGCGGGCCGATCCGAATCCCGCTGTGGGTTCGCACCGCCTGCGAGCGGTCGGCGAGTCCAACGCGCTGATCGTCGTGCCCGATGGACCGCAGCGTTTGGCTGCCGGCGCCGTGGTCGAGATCCTGCGTTACGCCTGA
- the moeB gene encoding molybdopterin-synthase adenylyltransferase MoeB gives MDITDQIERITPADAFRRQRDGAVIVDVRESHERATGIAEGALGVARGALEADPQATLPDRSADVLIICQSGARSMKAAQALHAAGYARVASVEGGTTRWIAEGLPITRDEREFDFYDRYSRHLRLPEVGETGQRRLQAARIAMVGAGGLGSPAAFYLAAAGIGTIVLADDDIVDRSNLQRQILHTEDRIGVPKVESARIALSALNPSVNIATFQERITAANVERLIDGADVVIDGADNFPVRYLLNDACVKLGKPLVYGAVHRFEGQVSVFDAGRHRGHAPCYRCLFPEPPPPEAAPNCAEAGVLGVLPGVIGLLQATEAIKLILGVGEPLAGRLLHFDAMGMRFRETRLSADPDCPVCAAGRDFPGYIDYVTFCAA, from the coding sequence ATGGATATCACCGACCAGATCGAACGCATCACGCCCGCCGACGCCTTCCGCCGCCAGCGCGACGGCGCGGTGATCGTCGACGTGCGCGAATCGCACGAGCGCGCGACCGGCATCGCCGAAGGCGCGCTCGGCGTCGCTCGCGGCGCACTGGAGGCCGATCCGCAGGCGACATTGCCCGACCGCTCGGCCGACGTGCTGATCATCTGCCAGTCCGGCGCGCGCTCGATGAAGGCCGCGCAGGCGTTGCATGCGGCGGGTTACGCACGCGTGGCGTCGGTGGAAGGCGGTACGACGCGCTGGATCGCCGAAGGCCTGCCGATCACGCGCGACGAGCGCGAATTCGACTTCTACGACCGTTATTCGCGCCACCTGCGCCTGCCCGAAGTCGGCGAGACGGGACAGCGGAGGTTGCAGGCCGCACGCATCGCGATGGTTGGCGCCGGCGGCCTCGGCTCGCCGGCAGCGTTCTATCTGGCGGCGGCCGGCATCGGCACGATCGTGCTGGCGGACGACGACATCGTCGATCGCAGCAACCTGCAGCGGCAGATCCTGCACACCGAAGACCGCATCGGGGTGCCGAAGGTCGAGTCGGCGCGCATTGCGCTGTCGGCGCTGAATCCGTCGGTGAACATCGCGACCTTCCAGGAGCGCATCACCGCCGCCAATGTCGAACGTCTCATCGACGGCGCGGACGTGGTGATCGACGGCGCCGACAACTTCCCGGTGCGCTACCTGCTCAACGACGCCTGCGTGAAGCTCGGCAAGCCGCTGGTGTACGGCGCGGTGCATCGTTTCGAAGGTCAGGTGAGCGTGTTCGATGCGGGGCGCCATCGCGGCCATGCGCCGTGCTATCGCTGCCTGTTCCCCGAGCCGCCGCCGCCGGAAGCCGCGCCCAACTGCGCCGAAGCGGGCGTGCTCGGCGTGCTGCCGGGCGTCATCGGCCTGTTGCAGGCGACCGAGGCGATCAAGCTGATCCTCGGCGTCGGCGAGCCGCTGGCGGGCCGCCTGCTGCACTTCGACGCGATGGGGATGCGGTTCCGCGAAACGCGGCTGTCGGCCGATCCGGACTGCCCGGTGTGCGCCGCGGGGCGCGACTTCCCGGGCTACATCGACTATGTGACGTTCTGCGCCGCGTAG
- a CDS encoding alpha/beta hydrolase, with product MSFGRRQWLGWAALPVLGYAGMVAWLFSKQRELIYLPEGTRIDVAQTDFTLARGDVQLHGWVLHPHASRPVIYFGGNAEGIQNRREMLDRLLPDRPVYLVSYRGYGASGGQPSEAALLGDALALFDEVRSRHPDQPIAVIGSSLGTGVASYVASQRPVSQLVLIAPFDSLTAVAQVHYPVLPVRWIMRDRFDSIERLRGYEGEVMVIRAALDTIVPPANTNRLIAVLGKPPRVVDLPQAGHNTISGDPVFEQALADFLR from the coding sequence ATGAGTTTCGGGCGCCGCCAGTGGCTGGGCTGGGCGGCGCTGCCGGTGCTCGGCTACGCGGGCATGGTCGCGTGGCTGTTCTCCAAGCAGCGCGAGCTGATCTACCTCCCCGAAGGCACGCGCATCGACGTCGCCCAGACCGACTTCACCCTCGCGCGCGGCGACGTCCAGCTGCACGGCTGGGTGCTGCATCCGCATGCGTCGCGCCCGGTGATCTACTTCGGCGGCAACGCGGAAGGCATCCAGAACCGGCGCGAGATGCTCGACCGGCTGCTGCCCGATCGCCCCGTGTACCTGGTGTCGTATCGCGGTTACGGCGCGAGCGGCGGGCAACCGAGCGAGGCGGCGCTGCTCGGCGATGCGCTGGCGTTGTTCGACGAAGTGCGTTCGCGCCACCCGGACCAGCCGATTGCGGTGATCGGCTCCAGCCTGGGCACCGGCGTCGCCAGTTACGTCGCCAGCCAGCGGCCGGTGTCGCAGCTGGTGCTCATCGCGCCGTTCGACAGCCTCACGGCCGTGGCGCAGGTGCATTACCCGGTGCTGCCGGTGCGCTGGATCATGCGCGACCGCTTCGATTCGATCGAGCGCCTGCGCGGCTACGAGGGCGAGGTGATGGTGATCCGCGCCGCGCTCGACACCATCGTGCCGCCGGCGAACACCAACCGCCTGATCGCGGTGCTCGGCAAGCCGCCGAGAGTCGTGGACCTGCCGCAGGCCGGGCACAACACGATCAGCGGCGATCCGGTGTTCGAACAGGCGCTGGCCGACTTCCTGCGCTGA
- a CDS encoding DUF1244 domain-containing protein has protein sequence MTEPDFETTQIEAAAFRRLLQHLLQERPDVQNIDLMINAGFCRNCLADWYREAAEQRGITMTKDEAREAIYGLPFAQWKAQHQREATPEQLAAFEAAQRRHAG, from the coding sequence ATGACCGAACCCGATTTCGAAACCACCCAGATCGAGGCCGCCGCCTTCCGGCGGCTGCTCCAGCACCTGCTGCAGGAGCGCCCGGACGTGCAGAACATCGACCTGATGATCAACGCCGGCTTCTGCCGCAACTGCCTGGCCGACTGGTACCGCGAGGCCGCCGAGCAGCGCGGCATCACGATGACCAAGGACGAGGCGCGCGAGGCGATCTACGGCCTGCCCTTCGCGCAATGGAAGGCGCAGCACCAGCGCGAGGCGACGCCCGAGCAGCTGGCGGCGTTCGAGGCGGCGCAACGCCGTCACGCCGGATGA
- the folD gene encoding bifunctional methylenetetrahydrofolate dehydrogenase/methenyltetrahydrofolate cyclohydrolase FolD has protein sequence MTVSTTHAPARILDGKRIAEDLLDTLKSRVDARVASGKSRPGLAVVLVGNDPASSVYVKNKRRAAQKVGIRAIDYDLPADTGNDELLALIDRLNADPEVHGILVQLPLPDRRDATELIHRIDPRKDVDGFHPENVGHLALRQFGLRPCTPRGITTLLAYTDRPVRGQSATIVGVSNHVGRPMALELLIAGCTVTSCHKFTPPQVLEASIRNADILVVAVGRPGLIPGEWVKPGAVVIDVGINRLDDGRLVGDVGFDAAAQRASWITPVPGGVGPMTVATLMQNTLEAAEAADSGRGWHAVK, from the coding sequence ATGACCGTCTCCACGACCCACGCACCGGCCCGAATCCTCGACGGCAAGCGCATCGCCGAGGACCTGCTCGACACGCTCAAGAGCCGCGTCGATGCGCGCGTCGCGTCGGGCAAATCGCGCCCCGGCCTGGCCGTGGTGCTGGTCGGCAACGACCCCGCGTCCAGCGTCTACGTGAAGAACAAACGGCGCGCGGCGCAGAAAGTGGGCATCCGCGCGATCGACTACGACCTGCCGGCCGATACGGGCAATGACGAACTCCTCGCGCTGATCGACAGGCTCAACGCGGACCCGGAGGTGCACGGCATCCTGGTGCAGCTGCCCCTGCCGGACCGCCGCGACGCAACGGAGCTGATCCACCGTATCGACCCGCGCAAGGACGTGGACGGGTTCCATCCGGAGAACGTCGGCCACCTCGCGCTGCGCCAGTTCGGCCTGCGCCCGTGCACGCCGCGCGGCATCACCACGCTGCTGGCCTACACCGACCGCCCGGTGCGCGGGCAGAGTGCGACGATCGTCGGCGTGTCCAACCACGTCGGGCGCCCGATGGCGCTGGAACTGCTGATCGCCGGCTGCACCGTCACCAGTTGCCACAAGTTCACCCCGCCGCAGGTGCTGGAGGCGTCGATCCGCAACGCCGACATCCTCGTGGTGGCCGTCGGCCGCCCGGGCCTGATCCCCGGTGAATGGGTGAAGCCGGGCGCGGTGGTCATCGACGTGGGCATCAACCGCCTCGACGACGGCCGCCTCGTGGGCGACGTGGGGTTCGACGCGGCGGCCCAGCGGGCCAGCTGGATCACGCCCGTCCCGGGCGGCGTCGGCCCGATGACCGTCGCCACGCTGATGCAGAACACGCTCGAGGCCGCCGAGGCGGCGGATTCGGGCCGTGGGTGGCATGCGGTGAAGTAG
- the guaB gene encoding IMP dehydrogenase has translation MLRIQAEALTYDDVSLVPAHSTVLPKDVSLTTRLTRDLNIRLPILSAAMDTVSEARLAIAMAQLGGISIVHKNMSLEAQAAQVAQVKKFEAGVIKEPFTVGPDTTIGEVLKLTRARNISGVPVVEGGQLMGIVTSRDMRFEKKLDDPVRHIMTKKDRLVTVREGATDEEVLSLLHKHRIEKVLVVNDGFELRGLITVKDIQKKSDNPNAAYDTSERLLVGAAVGVGGDTEARVEALAAAGVDVVVVDTAHGHSQGVLDRVNWVKKNFPQLQVIGGNIVTGDAALALMDNGADAVKVGVGPGSICTTRIVAGVGVPQVTAVAMVAEALQDRIPLIADGGIRYSGDIGKAIVAGASTVMIGGLFAGTEEAPGEVELFQGRSYKSYRGMGSLGAMEQGSKDRYFQDASDADKLVPEGIEGRVPYRGPLRNVVHQLAGGLRATMGYVGCASIEEMRTKPSFVRVTNAGARESHVHDVQITKEPPNYRAS, from the coding sequence ATGCTGCGCATCCAGGCTGAAGCACTGACCTACGACGACGTCTCGCTCGTCCCGGCCCATTCGACGGTCCTGCCCAAGGACGTCTCGCTCACCACCCGCCTAACCCGCGACCTGAACATCCGGCTGCCGATCCTGTCGGCCGCGATGGACACCGTCAGCGAAGCCCGCCTGGCCATCGCCATGGCGCAGCTGGGCGGCATCAGCATCGTCCACAAGAACATGAGCCTGGAAGCCCAGGCGGCGCAGGTCGCGCAGGTCAAGAAGTTCGAGGCCGGCGTGATCAAGGAGCCCTTCACCGTCGGGCCCGACACGACGATCGGCGAAGTCCTCAAGCTCACCCGTGCGCGCAACATCTCCGGCGTGCCGGTGGTGGAAGGCGGCCAGCTGATGGGCATCGTCACCAGCCGCGACATGCGCTTCGAGAAGAAGCTCGACGATCCGGTCCGCCACATCATGACCAAGAAGGACCGCCTGGTGACGGTGCGCGAAGGCGCCACCGACGAGGAAGTCCTGAGCCTGCTGCACAAGCACCGCATCGAGAAGGTGCTGGTGGTCAACGACGGCTTCGAGCTGCGCGGCCTGATCACCGTGAAGGACATCCAGAAGAAGTCCGACAACCCCAACGCCGCCTACGACACCAGCGAACGCCTGCTGGTCGGCGCGGCCGTCGGCGTCGGCGGCGACACCGAAGCGCGCGTGGAAGCGCTCGCCGCGGCCGGCGTGGACGTGGTCGTGGTCGACACCGCGCACGGCCATTCGCAGGGCGTGCTCGATCGCGTGAACTGGGTGAAGAAGAACTTCCCGCAGCTGCAGGTCATCGGCGGCAACATCGTCACCGGCGACGCCGCGCTCGCACTGATGGACAACGGCGCCGACGCGGTGAAGGTCGGTGTCGGCCCCGGTTCGATCTGCACCACCCGCATCGTCGCAGGCGTCGGCGTGCCGCAGGTCACCGCCGTGGCGATGGTCGCCGAAGCGCTGCAGGACCGCATCCCGCTCATCGCCGACGGCGGCATCCGCTACTCGGGCGACATCGGCAAGGCGATCGTCGCCGGCGCATCGACGGTGATGATCGGCGGCCTGTTCGCCGGCACCGAGGAAGCGCCGGGCGAAGTCGAGCTGTTCCAGGGCCGCAGCTACAAGAGCTACCGCGGCATGGGTTCGCTGGGCGCGATGGAGCAGGGCTCCAAGGATCGTTATTTCCAGGACGCGTCGGATGCCGACAAGCTCGTGCCCGAAGGCATCGAAGGCCGCGTCCCGTACCGCGGCCCGCTTCGCAACGTCGTCCACCAGCTCGCCGGCGGCCTGCGCGCCACGATGGGCTACGTCGGCTGCGCGAGCATCGAGGAAATGCGCACCAAGCCCAGCTTCGTGCGCGTGACCAACGCCGGCGCGCGCGAGAGCCACGTGCACGACGTGCAGATCACGAAGGAACCGCCGAACTATCGCGCGAGCTGA